The nucleotide window ATGCCAGACGGGGAACAGCCCATCAGCGAAACATGGCGGTCGGTCCTGACCATCCTGGAGTCCGATGATTCCATCACTCCCATGCTGTACGGCTTCCTGAACCTGGTCGAACCCAAGGGCATCGCCGCCGGCACGTTCTACCTCGAGGTTCCGAACGAGTTCACCGCGAGCATGCTCAACCAGCGGATGCGCGTTCCCCTGCTCACCGCGATGGGCCAGCTCAACGAGTCGGTCGCCGTCTCGACCTTCTATGTCGTGGTCAACCCCGAGCTCGAGCAGGAATCCCTCCGGCCGGTGCAGGAGCCTGTCCACCAGCCCGACATCGAGATGCCGGCCTCGCCGCAGTCCGTGTTCGAGAGCCCCGCACCGGAAAGCCCGCACGACACCAGGTTGAACGCGAAGTACAGCTTCGACAACTTCGTCATCGGCCAGTCCAACCGGTTCGCCCACGCCGCGGCCGTCGCCGTGGCCGAGGCCCCCGCCAAGGCATACAACCCCCTCTTCATCTACGGATCCTCCGGACTGGGCAAGACCCACCTTTTGCACGCCATCGGCCACTACGCGATGAGCCTGTATCCCGGCATCCGTGTTCGTTATGTCAGCTCCGAGGAGTTCACCAACGACTTCATCAACTCGATCGCGAACAACCGCGGGTCCGCATTCCAGAACCGCTACCGCAACATCGACATTCTGATGATCGACGACATCCAGTTTCTGCAGGGCAAGGCGGAGACGCAGGAAGCGTTCTTCCACACGTTCAACACCCTGCACGACCACAACAAGCAGGTGGTCATCACCAGCGACCTGCCGCCCAAGGCCCTCACCGGGTTCGAAGACCGGATGCGCTCCCGCTTCGAGTGGGGCCTCATCACCGACGTGCAGGCGCCCGACCTGGAGACGCGTATCGCGATCCTCCGCAAGAAGGCACAGAGCGAGAAGCTGCAGGTGCCGCACGACATCCTCGAGTTCATGGCATCGAAGGTGTCGTCCAACATCCGTGAACTCGAGGGAACCCTCATCCGGGTGACCGCTTTCGCGAGCCTGAACCGCACCCCGGTGGACATGAACCTGGTGCAGACGGTACTCAAGGACGTGATCACGCTCGACGAGGACAACGTGATCGCGCCGGTGGACATCATCACCAACACCGCGGACTACTTCAAGCTCACCGTCGACGACCTATACGGATCGTCCAGGTCACAGGCCGTCGCAACCGCGAGGCAGATTGCAATGTACCTCTGCCGGGAACTGACGAATCTGTCCCTTCCCAAGATCGGCCAGCTCTTCGGTAACCGCGACCACACGACCGTGATGTACGCGAACAAGAAGATCAGCGAACTCATGAAGGAGCGCCGGTCCATCTACAACCAGGTGACGGAACTCACAAACCGCATCAAACAGGATCACCGCTACAAGTAAGAGAAAATTTTTTTGGTTTTCGTACCTGTGGATAACCCTGTGGAAACTCATCGGACAACTTGCTCCGGCCTGTAGAAACTGAGCGGCGTCTTGTGAAAACTCTGAATTACAGAAACAACTTCCTGTCATTCATTGGCGTTAACGCTCACAGGGCGTCCACAAGTTACACGTTTGTGGTTCCCAGTCGTTCAGGGCGATCCACAGAGTTATGCACAGTTTCCACACCGGTTAAGAAGATTAACGATTAACTTAATTAGCTCCAGGTCCAACAACCTTTACTCGCCCAGGCTCACAAGAAATGGGCCGCCGATAAACCCGACTAGCATTGAGGCCGTATCCAGGTCTCCATCGACAGGAGTGACTTCGTGAGATTTCAGGCCAACCGGGACGTCTTCAGCGAAGCCGTATCTTTCGCTGTAAAACTCCTTCCCCAGCGCACCACCCTGCCCATTTTGAGCGGTGTGTTGATCGAAGCGACCGAAACCGGCCTGATCCTGTCGTCGTTCGACTACGAAGTGTCGGCTCAGACCGAAATCGCCGCCGATGTCGAAGAGACCGGCAAGGTACTCGTCTCGGGTCGCCTGCTCGCTGAGATCGCCAGCCGGATGCCCAACGCCCCGGTACGGTTCTCGACCAACGAGTCCCGGATCACCGTCAGTTGCGGCACCGCGAACTTCACTCTGCTGTCTATGCCGGTAGAGGAATATCCAAGCATTCCCCAGGTCAGCGCCCAATCGGGCCTCGTTCCTGCTGAGGAATTCGCCGCGGCGGTCTCCCAGGTCGCCGTCGCCGCGTCCCGGGATGACGTCACCCCGGTGATCACCGGCGTTCAGCTGCAGATCACCGAGAACAGCATCAGCCTCGTGGCCACCGACCGTTACCGGGTGGCCGTGCGCGAGATCGACTGGGACCCGGGAGCCAACCAGGCGCAGGAGCCGATCACCGCCCTCGTCCCGGCCCGCACTCTGCAGGAGGTCGGCAAGACCTTCGGCCACAGCGGCACCATCTCCGTGGCGATCACCAGCACCGACGACCGCGAAC belongs to Cryobacterium sp. SO2 and includes:
- the dnaA gene encoding chromosomal replication initiator protein DnaA, producing the protein MPDGEQPISETWRSVLTILESDDSITPMLYGFLNLVEPKGIAAGTFYLEVPNEFTASMLNQRMRVPLLTAMGQLNESVAVSTFYVVVNPELEQESLRPVQEPVHQPDIEMPASPQSVFESPAPESPHDTRLNAKYSFDNFVIGQSNRFAHAAAVAVAEAPAKAYNPLFIYGSSGLGKTHLLHAIGHYAMSLYPGIRVRYVSSEEFTNDFINSIANNRGSAFQNRYRNIDILMIDDIQFLQGKAETQEAFFHTFNTLHDHNKQVVITSDLPPKALTGFEDRMRSRFEWGLITDVQAPDLETRIAILRKKAQSEKLQVPHDILEFMASKVSSNIRELEGTLIRVTAFASLNRTPVDMNLVQTVLKDVITLDEDNVIAPVDIITNTADYFKLTVDDLYGSSRSQAVATARQIAMYLCRELTNLSLPKIGQLFGNRDHTTVMYANKKISELMKERRSIYNQVTELTNRIKQDHRYK
- the dnaN gene encoding DNA polymerase III subunit beta — protein: MRFQANRDVFSEAVSFAVKLLPQRTTLPILSGVLIEATETGLILSSFDYEVSAQTEIAADVEETGKVLVSGRLLAEIASRMPNAPVRFSTNESRITVSCGTANFTLLSMPVEEYPSIPQVSAQSGLVPAEEFAAAVSQVAVAASRDDVTPVITGVQLQITENSISLVATDRYRVAVREIDWDPGANQAQEPITALVPARTLQEVGKTFGHSGTISVAITSTDDRELIAFTADKKTVTSLLIKGNYPPVRRLFPDNVDNYAVMNTAELIEATRRVQLVLEREAALRFSFTTDGLTLEAIGSEQAQASETIDAILSGGDTVVSLKPQFLLDGLGAVHSEFVRISFTKTENPNKPGPVLITSQTSREQPGADSYRYLLQPNLLLR